The Tenuifilum thalassicum genome includes the window GGGGAGTAAATCCCAAACTTCGCCGAGTTAACTCATTGTTTACCACAGCACTTTCGTAAAGACGTTTGTAGATAAATGGAAAAATAAACTTGACCATTTTTAATATTAAAACTCCAGGATTAAATAGGATTACTTTTTTTTGCAAAGCATCTGCAATAGAAGTAACAAGTTCTCCTATTGAAACTGGTTCAGAATCCTGAGACAAAAAAACACCGTTCCTTCTTGCATCTATAATCCTATCAATTAACGCCGACAGATTCCCAACATAAGTTACACTCCGATAAGACTTTACATTCTTAAATGGCAAAATGGGAAATAATTTCACCAACTTTATCAACCCCAACATATTAGCCTTGACACCTTTACCATAAACTAGCGGAGTTCGAATAATTGAAACTATAAAACTATCATCAGTAAGTTTTAAAAGCTCTTGCTCAGCG containing:
- a CDS encoding NAD-dependent epimerase/dehydratase family protein, yielding MRILIIGKNSFIGRNFIQFSKFENITEVDSINLVPNEFDYSNYDVIIHLAAIVHQTKKIGIDEYIKVNTELPVRVAKKAKQDGVKQFIFLSTTKVYGDISSLDKPWTEETTCNPTDAYGKSKFLAEQELLKLTDDSFIVSIIRTPLVYGKGVKANMLGLIKLVKLFPILPFKNVKSYRSVTYVGNLSALIDRIIDARRNGVFLSQDSEPVSIGELVTSIADALQKKVILFNPGVLILKMVKFIFPFIYKRLYESAVVNNELTRRSLGFTPPYSAKQGINETVSWFLNDYK